In Betaproteobacteria bacterium, the sequence CCGATGCGGACGCGCAGAAGCGGGTTCGCGAAATGGCCAGCCAGTGCGACGTCCTGGTCGAAAACTATAAGGTCGGCGATCTCGCGCGCTACGGGCTCGACTACGCATCGCTGCACAGGTTGTATCCGGGTTTGATCTACTGCTCGATTACCGGCTTCGGCCAGACCGGCCCGTACGCGGAGCGCGCGGGCTACGACCCGATAGCGCAGGCGATGTGCGGCATGATGAGTGTGACCGGCGAAGCGGAGGATAGGCCGGGCACGACGCCGCAAAGAGTCGGCGTCGCGGTGGTCGACCTGATGTCCGGTCAATACTCCGTGATCGGCATTCTTGCGGCGCTGCTGCACCGGAAGGAAACCGGCGAAGGTCAGCATATCGATATCGGCCTGCTCGACGTCGGTGTGGCCTCGATGGCCAACATCGGCTCCGCCTATCTCGGTGCAGGTGTCGTGTCGAAAAGAAACGGTGGCGTGCACCCAAGCGTGGTGCCGTCGCAGGGTTTCGAATGTGCGGACGGTTACGTCATCGTCGCAGCCGCGAACGATACCCAGTTCAGGAAGCTCTGCGAAGCCGCGGGCCGGCCCGAAATCGCACAGGACGAGCGTTTTGCCACGAATTCGGCGCGTGTGAGTAGTCGCGCCATTATCGCGCCGCTGCTCGAAGCTATTTTCCGCTCCCGCCCGGTCGCCGACTGGACCGAAGCTCTGGCCAAGGTCGGCGTCTCCTGCGGCCCGATCCATTCCATCGACCGGGTGTTCGACGATCCGCAGGTCAGGGCGCGGGGCATGGTGGTCGAAGTCCCTTACGCTCCGGCGGGCAAGCTGAAGATGACAGCGAGCCCGATCAGGATGTCCGTTACTCCCCTTGAATCCGTGCAACCACCGCCTACACTGGGAGAACACAACAACGACGTGTTGCGGCCTGCCCCGGGCGGCGGGGCGGCTCGCTAACCTGTTGCTTTCGGGACCTTCCACCCGGACTGCGCGGCCTGTTTCCTTTGCCCGTCGACGCGGTGGCGCCTGAGCGGTCGTAACCGCGAGCTGCAGGGTGGCAGGCCGTTGAAGCAGCGGCAGAGATCGAATCTCAACCTCAGGGGAGGCGATATGCGATTCCGCAATCAGAACGGCCCTCTATCGGTCCGCGCCATCTGCGGCCCACACGTGGTGACACTTGCTTGGGACGTTCGCGAGGCCGACTGGGACAACTTCACCGCAGGCCTCCTCGGCTTTGCCATCGAGCGCACCGCGTTCAGCAACGGCGCACCCGCCGAACGCTACTTCCTGCGCGGCATCAAGCGCTTCGAGGACAAGGACAAGGGGCTTGCGCCGGGAACCCCGGTGCCCACCTCGGAACACCCCGTGCAGTCGTTTCAGTGGGGCGACTACACCGTGAGGCCTGCACACCAGTACCAGTACCGTGTCGTGCCCGTCTACGGTCAACCGAAACTGCTCGAGCTGCGGGACGCGTCAGCGGTCACGGTCGGCGCGCCCACGCCCGACCCGCAAGTGGGCAGCCATGCCGTTTACTTCAACCGCGGGGCCGCGGGCTCCCAGGCCTACGCACGCGAATTCACGAACCCGAAACCGGACGAGACCAAGCCGGAATCGCCGCAGATGCAATGGCTGTCGCGGGGGCTCTACGAGGCGTTGATTGCATTCATCGGCCGGGCCAACGGCCCCGCCTTTGCCTTGCGCGGTGCCTTTTACGAATTCCGCTATCTCCCGGTCGGCAAGGCTTTCAAGCGGGCGGCCCAAGCCGGCGCGGACGTAAAGCTGCTTTATGACAAGCCGAACTACGGAGCGCAAAACCGCGCCATGGTTTCCAGGGCCGGGATCAAGGGTCTTTGCAGGGAGCGCAGAGGCATCCAGTCGGAGAAGCACAACAAGTTCCTGGTGCTGCTCCAGAACGGCGCGCCGATCGCGGTCTGGACCGGATCCACTAACATCTCGGCCGGCGGGATCTTCGGGCACTCGAATGTCGGGCATGCGGTGTTCGATGCGGCCATCGCCCGCAAGTACCTCGACTACTGGTCCTTCCTGTGGGAGACGCCTGACGCGGCAAACGCGCCACTCGCCCGGCGGAACAATCAGGAAACGCCCACGCCCGCCGGCGACCCCGACCCTAACTCGATCACGGCGCTGTTCAGCCCCCGCGTCGGGACGACGCTGCAGTGGTACGCGGACCGGATGGACAAGGCGAAGGATATCGTCTGCTTCACCGTTGCCTTCACCATCGCCGCGCCATTCGCCAATGTTCTCAAGAAGCAGAACGACGTGTCGCGTTACGTTCTCAAGGACAAGAATTCCGCAGGCGACGACGAGATCCGCCGCGACGACGACCTCTTGATCGCTGCGGGCGCCAAGTTCGGCAAGAACGATCTCGCCAACTTCAGGGCCGAAGCCCTGACCGGGTTCAACAAGAACCTCTACATCCACGATAAGTTCATGCTGATCGACCCGCTGGGCGCTGATCCGGTGATCATCACCGGATCAGCCAACTTCAGCCCGGCCTCGACCACTTCCAACGACGAGAACATGCTCGTGATCCGCGGCAACACCGACCTTGCGGACGCCTACTTCGGAGAGTTCATGCGGCTCTTCGACCATATCTACGCGCGCCACATCATCACGCGCAAGCTCTCGGCGGCAGCCAAGAAGAACAAGCGCAACTACCTGGCGAACGACAATTCGTGGGTGCGCCAGCAGAAGGACGGGCCCAAGGCGCGGCGGCGCAAGAGGTTCCACGGCCCCTGGGCCTGAGTAAGAGCCTACGGCGTTGAAATGACCATTGATGCAGAGTAGGGCGCACGATTCGCGTGCAGCCACGTCGAACCGGGCATCGTCGTGCATTCCCAATGCCTGGGACGCCGGTAGCGCCATCATGGCCAGGCACCGCGGTTGATGGCGCGCGCTTGCATCTGGCTGATCGCCATGCTGTGGCTTGTGCTGACGGCCGGCTGTGCATCCCGGCCTGAGAAGCCGGCCGCGGTTCCGGCGT encodes:
- a CDS encoding CoA transferase, translating into MSGPLKGTRVLDLTRVLAGPHATQILADLGAEVIKIERPGTGDDTRGWGPPYVKDAQGNDTSETTYFAGCNRGKKSVTLDLADADAQKRVREMASQCDVLVENYKVGDLARYGLDYASLHRLYPGLIYCSITGFGQTGPYAERAGYDPIAQAMCGMMSVTGEAEDRPGTTPQRVGVAVVDLMSGQYSVIGILAALLHRKETGEGQHIDIGLLDVGVASMANIGSAYLGAGVVSKRNGGVHPSVVPSQGFECADGYVIVAAANDTQFRKLCEAAGRPEIAQDERFATNSARVSSRAIIAPLLEAIFRSRPVADWTEALAKVGVSCGPIHSIDRVFDDPQVRARGMVVEVPYAPAGKLKMTASPIRMSVTPLESVQPPPTLGEHNNDVLRPAPGGGAAR